In one window of Candidatus Omnitrophota bacterium DNA:
- a CDS encoding response regulator: MGEAYNAIQKRKVNRFGLQRTSGARQWRPAGCSQYDKEGGVGRRTVVVIINDDRESLGNLEEVLSSTGHEPVVVNDALSAVDVVVQKQPDAVLLELKMPRKNGFVIADEINRVLETRKVPIIAMSEYFKEEFRFLLTLCGIERHLKKPLNPLDVIWAIANVTGGRRSWDEEWRGQADQSGPMGQGERYDNKTQNGESA; the protein is encoded by the coding sequence TTGGGTGAGGCCTACAATGCAATCCAGAAAAGGAAAGTCAATCGTTTTGGATTACAACGAACATCCGGTGCGCGGCAGTGGCGGCCAGCCGGTTGTTCACAATATGACAAGGAGGGGGGCGTGGGGAGAAGAACAGTCGTCGTCATCATCAATGATGACAGGGAATCCCTTGGGAATCTTGAGGAAGTCCTGTCCTCGACCGGGCATGAACCGGTTGTCGTTAATGACGCTTTATCAGCGGTCGATGTCGTCGTTCAGAAGCAACCGGATGCGGTCCTGTTGGAGTTGAAAATGCCGCGGAAAAACGGATTTGTGATTGCCGACGAGATCAATCGCGTGTTGGAAACGAGGAAAGTCCCCATTATCGCGATGTCAGAATATTTTAAGGAGGAATTCAGGTTCCTCCTGACTCTATGCGGCATCGAAAGGCATCTTAAGAAACCCTTGAATCCCCTGGATGTCATTTGGGCGATAGCAAATGTCACCGGGGGCCGCCGTTCCTGGGATGAGGAATGGCGAGGTCAGGCGGACCAATCCGGCCCCATGGGCCAAGGAGAACGTTATGATAATAAAACCCAAAATGGAGAAAGCGCTTAA
- a CDS encoding DapH/DapD/GlmU-related protein — MGSRAESRFLLSLVTILFTLFMYMAGIVVLGLSIFPGVYFLNQLWTCTASLTAGLRVLYFCFGFVAAYFFSGVMLMALVSLVRVIFRLRLKEGEFQVGSPEIFKWIFVNAFFMVVKVVFLDLILLTPYCALFYRLMGARIGRNVLINSKNVGDLSLLEIGDNSAIGGNATIVAHSFEKGGLKLKKVKIGRNVIIGLNSVILPGAEIGDHAVIAAGAIVPKNTHVAGHVTFLGAHTIDGS; from the coding sequence ATGGGATCTCGGGCGGAAAGCCGTTTCCTGCTGTCACTCGTTACAATCCTTTTTACTCTTTTTATGTATATGGCCGGCATTGTGGTCCTGGGGCTGTCGATTTTTCCCGGGGTGTATTTTCTTAATCAGCTTTGGACCTGCACGGCGTCTTTAACCGCCGGGTTGAGGGTTTTATACTTTTGTTTTGGGTTTGTGGCGGCATATTTCTTTTCCGGTGTTATGCTCATGGCGCTCGTCAGCCTTGTCAGGGTCATCTTTCGGCTAAGATTAAAAGAAGGGGAATTCCAGGTCGGTTCGCCCGAAATATTTAAATGGATTTTCGTTAACGCCTTTTTTATGGTTGTGAAAGTCGTCTTTTTGGATTTGATCTTATTGACACCCTATTGCGCCTTATTTTATCGGTTGATGGGAGCCCGGATCGGCAGGAATGTGCTGATCAATTCGAAAAATGTGGGCGATCTTTCATTGTTGGAGATCGGAGATAACTCGGCCATCGGCGGCAACGCCACGATCGTTGCCCATTCTTTTGAAAAAGGCGGGTTAAAACTCAAAAAAGTCAAAATCGGGAGGAATGTCATTATTGGATTAAACTCCGTGATCTTGCCCGGAGCAGAAATCGGGGACCATGCCGTGATCGCCGCGGGAGCCATAGTCCCGAAAAACACCCATGTGGCGGGCCATGTCACTTTTCTTGGGGCGCATACAATCGATGGCTCCTAA
- a CDS encoding alpha/beta fold hydrolase: MKLSGYLVTADRHKVSYDHYQSGHEKVIIIAHGFFNSKQAVLLRRLGESLANEYDVILFDFRGHGRSDGLFSWTAKEYLDLLGIVELASKNYGRIGLIGFSLGAATSIIAASKTMSINSIVSISAPAEFARIDCRLWGFDVKNDFFYNLFGEGKHGKGIRPGPFWHKKEKPLEIVKKAGIPIFYIHGDADWIVRPWHSEELYKNTAAFKRLSIIKNGPHAEHLFREHNEEMLHLIRGWFHETLS, encoded by the coding sequence ATCGGCACAAGGTTTCCTATGACCATTATCAGTCCGGTCACGAGAAGGTCATCATAATCGCCCACGGCTTTTTTAACAGCAAACAGGCCGTTCTGTTAAGGAGGCTTGGGGAATCGTTGGCCAATGAATACGACGTCATTTTGTTCGATTTCAGAGGTCACGGACGGAGCGATGGACTTTTTTCCTGGACGGCAAAAGAATATTTGGATCTTTTAGGCATTGTCGAACTTGCCAGCAAGAATTACGGGAGGATCGGGCTGATCGGGTTCTCCCTGGGGGCGGCGACAAGCATCATTGCCGCTTCCAAGACGATGTCCATCAACAGCATTGTTTCGATCAGCGCTCCGGCGGAATTCGCGAGAATCGACTGCCGCCTCTGGGGATTCGATGTTAAAAACGATTTTTTCTATAATTTATTCGGCGAGGGAAAACATGGGAAAGGGATCCGGCCAGGGCCCTTCTGGCACAAGAAGGAAAAGCCCCTGGAGATCGTTAAGAAAGCGGGGATCCCGATTTTTTATATTCATGGTGATGCTGACTGGATCGTCCGGCCCTGGCATTCCGAGGAGCTTTATAAGAATACCGCCGCTTTTAAACGATTAAGTATTATTAAGAATGGGCCGCATGCCGAACACCTTTTCAGGGAGCATAACGAAGAGATGCTGCATTTGATCCGGGGATGGTTCCATGAAACTTTGAGTTAA